A stretch of the Saprospiraceae bacterium genome encodes the following:
- the purD gene encoding phosphoribosylamine--glycine ligase, producing MKKNVMILGSGGREHALAAKIKQSPLLANLFTLPGNPGTASLGMNLPGNASDFDLIKQHILDFNIDIVLCGPEVPLADGLMDAILKTDWEFKPILVGPTKIGAQLESSKAFSKEFMKRHQIPTAAYKTFEQEELDAALDYIHELTPPIVLKASGLAAGKGVVICEDHVTAEQELVELLKGRFGEASQTVVIEEFLKGIEFSVFILTNGSQYILLPEAKDYKRIGEADTGLNTGGMGAISPVAFVDDAMLTKVRDQIIQPTLNGLMQESIPYKGFIFFGLINVNGDPFVIEYNCRLGDPETEVIMPRLKNDLIHLIQAMDDHTLNEITVETNPDYAATIMLVSAGYPGTYVKGKEIQLPVLSDPDQMIFHAGTKEQDYSLKTDGGRVLAVSSLGKTITEAVQKCNEIAEQIQFEGKYYRRDIGKDLETFLT from the coding sequence ATGAAAAAAAACGTAATGATATTAGGCTCCGGTGGCAGAGAACATGCTCTGGCAGCTAAAATCAAACAAAGTCCATTGTTGGCAAATTTATTTACCCTACCTGGAAACCCCGGGACCGCCTCCTTAGGCATGAATTTACCGGGAAATGCCTCCGATTTTGATCTCATAAAGCAACATATTCTTGATTTTAATATAGATATCGTGCTTTGCGGACCAGAAGTTCCGTTGGCTGATGGTTTGATGGATGCCATTTTAAAAACTGATTGGGAATTTAAGCCCATTTTGGTGGGACCCACTAAAATCGGAGCACAATTGGAAAGCAGTAAGGCCTTTTCCAAAGAATTTATGAAACGACATCAAATTCCAACTGCTGCATACAAAACATTTGAGCAAGAAGAACTGGATGCTGCTTTGGACTACATTCATGAATTAACACCACCCATCGTTTTGAAAGCATCCGGACTGGCGGCAGGCAAGGGAGTGGTAATTTGTGAAGATCATGTAACCGCGGAACAAGAATTGGTTGAATTGTTGAAAGGTCGTTTTGGAGAGGCATCCCAAACTGTTGTTATTGAAGAATTTCTAAAAGGGATTGAATTTTCTGTATTCATTTTGACTAATGGAAGTCAATATATTTTACTTCCGGAAGCCAAAGACTACAAACGAATCGGAGAAGCTGATACCGGTTTAAATACAGGTGGGATGGGAGCTATTTCACCAGTTGCTTTTGTGGATGATGCAATGCTAACAAAAGTACGGGATCAAATAATTCAACCCACTTTAAATGGACTCATGCAAGAATCCATTCCATATAAAGGATTTATCTTTTTTGGTTTAATCAATGTAAATGGTGATCCGTTTGTGATCGAGTACAATTGCCGGTTAGGAGATCCTGAAACAGAAGTTATTATGCCTCGTTTAAAAAATGATTTAATCCACTTGATCCAAGCTATGGATGATCATACATTAAATGAAATCACTGTCGAAACCAATCCAGATTATGCTGCAACCATTATGTTAGTTAGTGCTGGATATCCTGGAACCTATGTAAAAGGCAAAGAAATTCAATTACCTGTTTTATCAGACCCGGATCAAATGATTTTTCATGCAGGAACCAAAGAACAAGATTACAGCTTGAAAACTGATGGTGGCAGGGTATTAGCTGTTAGTTCATTGGGTAAAACGATTACAGAAGCAGTTCAAAAATGTAATGAAATTGCTGAACAAATTCAATTTGAAGGAAAATATTACAGAAGAGACATTGGAAAAGATCTTGAAACTTTTTTGACTTAA
- a CDS encoding bifunctional UDP-N-acetylmuramoyl-tripeptide:D-alanyl-D-alanine ligase/alanine racemase, which yields MNYRVSQLAEILNVKDYNRALSDVTILHVETDSRYIMHPESSAFFALQGIQKDGHAFINESIEKGIRVFIVSNYDPVSDDKLCFLKVANVLHALQKLASYHRSKFLIPVIGVTGSNGKTIVKEWLASLLQTKFQICKNPKSYNSQLGVALSVLELNEEHELAIFEAGISTVGEMDTLREMIQPTLGILTNIGDAHQAGFSGIDEKTREKLKLFDGVQKLIYCKDYESIDHHRKNHLNNLSWSQKLQAALQIQKVKKTNTGVQIDLSFNQKAYSFSLAFRDEASLENCMHVLTMCIDLGLTEFEIQSGLDHLHNLSMRLEQKEGINGCILINDSYSLDLKSLQLALQFVDQQNQQLARTLVLTDFAEQKNPAELWSSVAYLLEKYKIQKLIGVGHAIRSIQKYLSKDIKSYFVNTTEALLENSNLFNLHQELILIKGARIYRLEDFFQQLSLSKHDTILEIDLKSVTHNLHVYKSKLKPETKIMAVVKAAAYGSGHYEIARLLEHKKIDYLAVAYPDEGILLRQKGIQLPILVMNTGTSDFNSLFDFRLEPEIFSINQLQRLLQEVGRATPIKIHLKLDTGMHRLGFLKADVEGLCGILNQNKQIQVVSIFSHLSASDQPAFDDFTKEQSQLFLEMANCIIDSIGYKPLLHLLNSGGIARHADLQFDMVRLGIGLYGIDTDPELAKKLEKVHTLKTRVSQIKAYTPGETVSYNRSGKIINPSKIGVLSIGYADGLPRIAGSRAYRLHCGRIAVPLIGVVCMDMCMVDLSAVNQTYDGMEIEIFGKTSPIEELARVSDTIPYEILCGISTRVKRVFLQD from the coding sequence ATGAATTATCGGGTCAGTCAACTTGCTGAAATTTTAAATGTAAAAGATTACAATCGTGCTTTATCCGATGTTACAATTTTACATGTCGAAACAGATAGCCGCTATATCATGCATCCTGAATCATCTGCTTTCTTTGCACTGCAAGGAATTCAGAAAGACGGTCATGCATTTATTAACGAAAGTATTGAAAAAGGAATTCGGGTATTTATTGTAAGCAATTATGATCCTGTATCCGATGATAAACTTTGTTTTTTAAAAGTAGCGAATGTATTGCATGCACTTCAAAAACTTGCAAGCTATCACCGTTCAAAATTTTTAATCCCCGTCATTGGAGTTACTGGCAGCAATGGGAAAACAATTGTAAAAGAATGGTTAGCCAGTTTATTGCAAACCAAATTTCAAATTTGTAAAAATCCTAAGTCATATAATTCGCAACTCGGTGTTGCATTATCTGTTTTAGAGTTAAACGAAGAACATGAATTAGCAATTTTTGAAGCTGGGATATCCACTGTTGGAGAAATGGATACATTGCGTGAAATGATTCAACCTACTTTGGGAATTCTTACCAATATTGGTGATGCACATCAAGCCGGATTTTCAGGGATCGATGAAAAGACCAGAGAAAAATTAAAATTATTTGATGGAGTTCAAAAATTAATTTATTGTAAAGATTATGAAAGCATAGACCATCATCGTAAAAACCATTTAAATAATTTAAGTTGGTCTCAAAAACTTCAGGCTGCACTTCAAATTCAAAAAGTAAAAAAAACGAATACCGGTGTTCAAATTGATCTATCGTTTAATCAAAAAGCCTATTCGTTTTCTTTAGCATTTAGAGACGAAGCCTCCCTTGAAAATTGCATGCACGTTTTGACTATGTGTATTGATTTAGGCTTAACTGAATTTGAAATACAATCCGGACTTGATCATTTGCATAATTTGAGTATGCGATTGGAACAAAAAGAAGGGATTAATGGATGTATATTAATAAATGACAGTTACAGTTTGGATTTAAAGTCACTTCAATTAGCATTGCAATTTGTAGATCAACAAAATCAACAATTGGCCAGGACCTTGGTGCTTACAGATTTTGCAGAGCAAAAAAATCCAGCGGAACTTTGGAGTTCGGTTGCCTACCTTTTAGAAAAATACAAAATACAAAAATTAATTGGAGTAGGTCATGCCATTCGAAGTATTCAAAAATACCTTTCTAAAGATATTAAATCCTATTTTGTTAATACGACAGAAGCGCTGTTAGAAAATTCAAATTTATTTAATCTGCACCAGGAACTCATCTTAATCAAAGGAGCAAGAATTTATAGATTAGAAGATTTTTTTCAACAACTCAGTTTATCAAAACATGACACCATTTTGGAAATTGATTTAAAATCAGTTACCCATAATTTGCATGTATATAAATCAAAACTCAAACCGGAAACAAAAATAATGGCCGTTGTTAAAGCTGCTGCATACGGAAGCGGTCATTATGAAATTGCGCGCCTGTTGGAACATAAAAAAATAGATTATCTGGCTGTTGCATATCCTGATGAAGGCATTCTTTTGCGTCAAAAAGGCATTCAATTACCCATTTTGGTAATGAATACAGGTACCAGTGATTTTAATAGTTTATTTGATTTTAGATTGGAACCCGAAATTTTTTCGATAAATCAATTGCAACGGCTGCTTCAGGAAGTTGGCAGAGCGACTCCCATTAAAATTCACCTCAAGCTTGATACGGGAATGCACCGTTTAGGTTTTTTAAAAGCGGATGTAGAGGGTTTGTGTGGTATTTTAAATCAAAATAAACAGATTCAGGTTGTCAGTATTTTTTCGCATTTGTCTGCCAGCGACCAGCCTGCTTTTGATGATTTTACAAAAGAACAAAGCCAACTTTTTCTGGAAATGGCGAATTGTATTATTGACTCTATTGGATACAAGCCTTTGTTGCATTTATTGAACAGTGGCGGTATCGCAAGACATGCCGATTTGCAATTTGACATGGTCCGATTGGGTATTGGGCTTTACGGAATTGATACTGATCCGGAATTGGCTAAAAAGCTTGAAAAAGTTCATACCCTCAAAACCCGGGTAAGCCAAATAAAAGCTTACACTCCGGGAGAAACGGTCAGTTACAATCGCTCCGGGAAAATTATAAACCCCAGTAAAATTGGGGTTCTGTCTATTGGTTATGCCGACGGTTTACCGAGAATTGCAGGCAGCCGGGCCTATCGACTCCACTGTGGGAGGATTGCAGTGCCTTTAATTGGTGTTGTTTGTATGGATATGTGTATGGTCGATTTAAGCGCTGTAAATCAGACCTATGATGGGATGGAAATTGAAATTTTTGGGAAAACCAGTCCCATTGAAGAACTTGCCAGAGTTTCCGATACCATTCCCTATGAGATCTTATGTGGAATTTCTACACGTGTAAAACGAGTTTTTTTACAGGATTAA